The Vidua chalybeata isolate OUT-0048 chromosome 22, bVidCha1 merged haplotype, whole genome shotgun sequence genome contains the following window.
GATATTGAAGCTGATATGTGTTTATGTCTTGCACAAAACCATGTAGGCCATTATGAGAGAATTCATTTATGTGTTGCTTATTACTGATTTTAATGAGCTAAAGCACAGAGTTTATAGTTAATAGAAAATATCTTTCTAATACATCTTACTAACTCCTTCattgtgctgccctgacagtgcaGGAGTGTCCTGTATTTTTCCACAGGGCTGGCTATCAGCTGCCATTGCACTGCATAATGGTTATGTCACAGGTTAAATACAATGCAGGGGAAGTAACATCTGCTCAACCACTTCTCATGTTCTTGTGTGATATGTTTTTTCCCACAGGAAAATACAAAGTAATCAAAGGCATCATTTCACCAGTGGGTGATGCGTATAAGAAGAAAGGTCTGATCAGTGCGAATCACCGAGTGACAATGGCAAAACTGGCTACAAAAAACTCAGATTGGGTGGAAGTTGATGATTGGGAAAGCTGCCAGAGCGAGTGGTTGGAAACGCTCAAGGTTTTAAGGTATTCTTCAGCCAACCTCTAAAAAGTCTCATGAACCTATAGAAGGATTAAGAATGGTGTTAACTCTAACAAGTTGGGATAATTGCAGAGAGAGGTTCTTTGGTAGGCCGTACTATCCCAAATTTTTCCTACATCTTTAAAATACCTAAAATACATCTGTTTTGCAGGTATCATCATCAAAAGCTTTTATCCGCTGATGTCACTAATAGTGTGCAGGATGCTGTGCCTATAACAAAGCTGGGACggaagagaaaacaggaacCGAACAGGCATGAGcccattaaaaagaaaaatcagagtcCAGTTGTAAAAAGTTAAGTCTGTTTGCAAATTAGATGGTTAATGATCCTTGTTATTTCAAGATAATTGCACTGATGAGTAACTTTTATGGTAGCTCTTGGTTCTGATGTCACTCAGTAACTTTATTCCCTTAGATTCCACAGCATAAGGCATTAGATCCCTTTAATGAAGGGACTCCCATAACCTTTATTCAGAAAAATCCTGTGTTATGGCTactaattataaattatatactctgaatctttttttttttatttcattccattGTCTCATCTTAACCAAAGatacagagagagagggagccAAGAAATTAAATGTCCCTGTCAAGTTTGCTAAAATCTGCCAAGCCCCAAACAAAGCCctatttctcatttaattttctctttaaggTGTCCCACAGGTTAAACTGCTTTGTGGAAGTGACATGCTGGAATCTTTTGGAGTCCCCAATCTGTGGAAGTTGGAGGACATCACTGAAATCGTGGAAAAACACGGCCTTGTGTGTATCAGTAGGGCTGGAAACAACGTTCAGAAATTCATCTATGAATCGGATATTTTGTGGAGACATAAGAATAACATTCACCTTGTGGAAGAATGGATCACAAATGATATTTCCTCCACCAAGATCCGGAGAGCCCTGCGGAGGGGCCAGAGCATTCGTTACCTGGTGCCTGACGTGGTGCGGGCGTACATCGAGAAGAACAGGCTGTACAGTCCCGAGAGCGAGGACAGGAATGCGGGGGTGGTCCTGGCTCCCTTACAGAAATATGCCAGTGACCCTAAGAGCTCACAGGCACTGAACAACTGACTTACTGtctgctgtgaaaaaaactACATTTCAGTACAGGAAAGTGTGTTTTCTAGGggctggttgggtttttttcttaggTAAATAGTGGGCTAATTCTGTACATCTGTAGTTAGTAATGAGGTTTGGTGCACTCAGTGATAGAACCTGCACAAACTTTTTCAAGTCCAGTAATaagattttcacattttaatgttttgtccCAGTGCACTGAAGTGAGTATAAGAATTCACATCGGTACATGAAAATTGCAAACATTtaagcaaaacaaatgaaaatgttctgATTAGTTTTAACTCAAATTGCTCTGCTATTTATAAAACAgtaacacaaatatttttaataacttacAGTGTCTTAACAAAGTTATCTGATTTCAAGATATACCATTTACTTAGAGTGAatctatgtaattttttttttaattgtcagcATGTGGTTCACCTCAAAAAATCATTTAGCTCTATCCTGgaagggaagaatttcctcctggCTGAAGTGGTGCTAGGTATAGCATGCTTTGAGCTGCTTGCCTTTGAGATACGCAGCTGCTTGTTTGCTGTCATGCAGTTTGCTTCCAGAAATGTCTTGTACTTTACTTTTCCGTTCATGTTTCCAGAGCTGTGATGTTAAGCTCAGTATTGTTTCTGATGGAAGGACAAACCTACCTCAGGAACTGGTTTAAAGCCATTGATTTAGTAGATAGAAATTAATAATAGTGTCATTGCACTGATTTTCAGACACTTGACCCTTTATTACAAATAatacatttctttcaaataataaagtttattttacttttgagCCATAAGTAGAATATAATTACATATAGCCAGAATTGTTTTCTGTTACTAGAGAGAAAATGGTAGGATATCAATACTGATcataagtgaaatatttttcttttctataaatCTGGTTTTGAATCTGACAGTGTATTGTCTATATTACGTGAATATGAGCTAGAGAGGCACTGTGATTGTTGTGGTGATAGAATTCTACCTCCTTTTATTTGCTGCTATctcatttttgtttgtattaTGTGCCTTATTGAGAATGCCAAGGTTTGCAAGCCACTTCTCATGAATCAACAACTCTTTAGAGGTCT
Protein-coding sequences here:
- the NMNAT1 gene encoding nicotinamide/nicotinic acid mononucleotide adenylyltransferase 1 → MAMEDPDRKTEVVLLACGSFNPITNMHLRLFELAKDYFHETGKYKVIKGIISPVGDAYKKKGLISANHRVTMAKLATKNSDWVEVDDWESCQSEWLETLKVLRYHHQKLLSADVTNSVQDAVPITKLGRKRKQEPNRHEPIKKKNQSPVVKSVPQVKLLCGSDMLESFGVPNLWKLEDITEIVEKHGLVCISRAGNNVQKFIYESDILWRHKNNIHLVEEWITNDISSTKIRRALRRGQSIRYLVPDVVRAYIEKNRLYSPESEDRNAGVVLAPLQKYASDPKSSQALNN